Proteins encoded within one genomic window of Episyrphus balteatus chromosome 1, idEpiBalt1.1, whole genome shotgun sequence:
- the LOC129921460 gene encoding uncharacterized protein LOC129921460 → MSKSLIIFSLLSLYCLSIAPATQGLQCYTCRGINCYRTTIQYKFETCQDSLDSCVTIFDKFAVVAKGCAMNIPVELRRKCNDENNPECLMCTGALCNTMGRSDFKCYQCDERNADMSKCANGIDKLTPLQCEAPTAPNSYCYTKTYKGATVRGCSLNVKDQKECLADKECTLCLAEDGEGCNSRQMLAAGVSKISSAFALVLLCATITRSIFKF, encoded by the exons ATGTCAAAATCATTGATTATCTTTTCTCTTTTAAGCCTTTACTGCTTATCCATTGCCCCAGCAACTCAAGGTCTTCAATGTTATACATGTCGGGGCATAAATTGTTATAGGACAACAATACAATATAAGTTTGAAACATGTCAAGATAGCTTGGATAGTTGCGTAACAATTTTTGATAAGT TTGCTGTCGTAGCTAAAGGATGTGCAATGAATATTCCAGTTGAATTGAGAAGAAAATGTAACGATGAAAATAATCCTGAGTGTCTGATGTGTACTGGAGCATTGTGCAATACAATGGGACGAAGTGATTTCAAGTGTTATCAATGCGATGAAAGGAATGCCGat atGTCAAAATGCGCTAACGGCATTGATAAACTAACACCACTTCAATGCGAAGCACCAACTGCACCAAATTCTTATTGCTATACAAAAACCTACAAAGGTGCTACAGTGCGAGGATGTTCTTTGAATGTGAAAGATCAAAAGGAGTGTTTAGCTGATAAAGAATGTACATTATGTCTGGCAGAAGATGGAGAAGGTTGTAATTCAAGACAAATGCTGGCTGCTGGAGTTAGTAAAATTTCATCGGCATTTGCTTTGGTTTTGTTGTGTGCAACCATTACAaggagtatttttaaattttaa